The nucleotide sequence TGGTATTGATGCAGAACGCGGCTGGGGCCGCGCACACGAAACGTGGAATCTCAAAGCTGAGCTCGCAGCCTACGGAGCGAAGCCGGACTGGTTCGGCCTCGGCGACCGCGATGCGGCAACGCACCTCATACGCAGCCAGATGCTCCGCGCCGGCTACCGGCTGTCTGCGATCACCGAGGCCCTGTGCACGCGGTGGAACCCTGGCGTGCACCTGCTTCCGGTCAGCGACGACCGCTGCGAGACCTACGCGGTCATCACCGACCCAGAAGACGCTAGCCAGCGTGCGATCCATTTTCAGGAATGGTGGGTACGCCACCGAGCACAGGTCGAAACCCACAGCTTCGTCTACATCGGAGCCGAAGAGGCCTCCCCGGCTCCCGGTGTCCTAGAAGCCATCTCGGAAGCTGATGTGATCCTGATCGCGCCCTCCAACCCGGTAGTCAGCATCGCCTCGATTCTCGCCATTCCAGGCGTGCGCGGGGCCCTGCGAACCGCGTCAGCTCCGATCATCGGTATCTCCCCCATCATCGGCGGGGCCCCGTTGCGGGGCATGGCGGATACCTGCCTGCGAGTGGTCGGCAGCCAGCCCACCGCACAGGCCGTTGCGGAGTACTACGGTGCACGCACGGACACAGGGATACTCGACGGATGGCTAATACATCCCGGTGATAGAGCCGAGGTACCAGGAGTCACGTCCCGCACCACTCCGATTCTCATGAGTAGCACCGCGGCCACGGCAGCCATTGTCAGCGAGGCGCTGGAAGTGGCAGGGGTGCGCCCGTGACCCAGCTCGACCACGCGTCTGCTGACGACCTGCGGATCATCCCGCTGCGGGGCATTCCCGAGATAACGTCCGGTGCCGACCTGGGGCAAATCCTCGCAGACGCGGCACCGTGGCTCGAAGATGGTGACATCATCGTCGTTACGAGCAAAGCGGTGTCGAAGGCCGAAGGCCGAATCGTCCAGGCCCCATCCGATCCGGATGAACGAGATGCGCTGCGCCGCAACCTTGTCGAGCAGGAGGCGGTGCGGGTTCTTGCCCGGTTCGGGAGAACGCTCATTACCGAGAACCAGCTTGGAATCGTCCAAGCTGCATCTGGCGTAGACGGTTCGAACGTCGCGACAAACGAACTAGCACTCCTGCCCGAAGATCCGGATGCAAGTGCGGCAGAAATTCGCGCGCGTATCAAACAGGTACTCGGCGCAGACGTTGCAGTCATCGTCACAGATACGATGGGCCGCGCGTGGCGCCTCGGACAAACCGACGCCGCAATCGGGGCATGCGGTCTGCGAGTCCTCCATGCGTATGCTGGTGCGCACGACGACTACGGCAACGATCTGCTCGTTACCAGCGTCGCCGTTGCGGATGAACTCGCTGCCGCCGCTGACCTCGTCAAAGGAAAGCTCACCGCGACACCGGCCGCAGTCATTCGCGGATTCGCGACCGTCGACGACGGTTCAACTGCACGGGAGCTGATCCGTAGTGGCGAGGAAGACCTCTTCTGGCTCGGAACCAGCGAAGCTCTCGAACGAGGCCGCCGGGAAGCACTTCTGGTGCGCCGCTCTGTCCGTGAGTTCACCGGTGCGCCGGTCGACGCGAACGTTATCCGCGAAGCCTTTGGTGAGGCGCTCACCGCTCCTGCCCCGCACCACACGCGGCCGGTTCGCTTCATCTGGCTGCGGACGCTAGAGACGCGCCTACGACTTCTCGATGCGATGCGCACGGCGTGGCGTCAGGACCTCGTGAAGGACGGTCTCTCCGAGGAGGCGATCGAGCGGCGGCTCGCGCGCGGTGAAATCCTCTACCGCGCACCAGAAGTCGTCATCCCCTTCCTCGTTCCCGAAGGCGCCCACGACTATCCTGACGCCGCACGCCGATACGCCGAGACAACCATGTTTACTGTCGCTGTGGGTGCCGCGGTCCAGGGTCTGCTGGTTGCTCTCGCGGTCCGGGGAATCGGGAGTTGCTGGGTAGGATCAACCATATTCGCGCCTACCGTCGTACGGTCGGAACTCGGCCTGCAGAACGACTGGACACCGCTCGGCGCGATCGCTCTCGGACACCCCAGTTCCCCGCTGGCCGTGCGGCCGCCGCGCGAAACCGAGGAACTCGTTTGGGAAGTGTGATGTCCTCGCTCCATGCCTCGGCCCGTGCCGCTCTCCACGATTTCCGCGCACCCACCAACGAACAAGACTCCGTGCGGCACACGATGCTCGCGTTCCTGGACTCAGCACCGGACGGCTGCCTCCGCAAACACGCGCCCGGACATATCACTGCGTCAAGCCTGGTGATGACGGAGGATCGGAAGCGCGTACTGCTGACACTCCATCCGAAGGTCGGCCGGTGGATTCAACTCGGCGGACATTGCGAGGAGACCGATGCGACCATTCATGCGGCGGCACTGCGCGAGGCGGAGGAAGAATCGGGAATTACTGGGCTGCGGCTTGATCCCCGCGTCCTTGGGCTACATACTCACCCGATAACGTGCTCCCTCGGCGTCCCCACCCGTCACCTCGATGTTCGTTTTCTGGTGTGGGCGCCGGCCAGCGCGGAAATCACACGCAGTGAAGAGTCCGTGGACCTAGCCTGGTGGCCGGTCGCGGAGCTGCCACCGAATGCCGAGCACGACACGATCAACCAGCTCATCACCTTCGCCGAAGGACACGAGAGCCTCATTTAGCGGCTGCTAGACGTCAGTGGAGAACCGCAGCCCGCCGTCGGGAATGATCACGCCGGGCCAGACGCGGGCGCCACCCACCAGTTCGCAGCGAGCACCGATCTGGGCTCCGTCCCCAATAACGGCGTCCCGGACCAGCGCTCGTGGGCCCACGTGGACGCCAAACCCAATTATCGACCGTTCGACAACTGCACCCGCGTCGACCTTAGCTCCGTCGAACACCACGGCACCATCTACGCGCGCACCAGCGCCTATCTCAGCGCCGCGGCCGACCACTGTGCCGCCCATCAGCAGCGCACCCGGCGCGACACCTGCGCCCTCGTGAACGAGGAACTCCCCACTCTGCCCGTTGAGCGCGGGCGAGGGCGCGATGCCCCGAACCAGGTCAGCCGACCCACGGACGAAGTCCTCCGGGGTTCCCATGTCACGCCAGTAAGCCGCGTCGACATGGCCGTAGACCTTCGCCCCATCCGTCAGCAGTTTCGGAAATACTTCCCGTTCTACGGAGACAGGCCGGTCAGCCGGGATTTGTTCGACCATCTCACGGCTGAATACGTAGCAGCCCGCATTAATCTGGTCAGTAGGCGGATCCTGCGTCTTCTCGAGGAACGCGGTGACACGGCCCTCCTCGTCCGTGGGGACGCAACCGAACGCACGCGGATCCCCGACTCGCACGAGATGCATCGTCACGTCAGCGTTCTTCTCGCGGTGCGTCCGCAGCACCGCGAGCGGATCAGTGCCACCGAGCACGTCGCCGTTGAAAACAAGAACGGTATCGCCCCGGAGCTTCGGCAAAACATTCCGAATGCCTCCGCCGGTACCGAGTGGTTGATCCTCCATCACGTAATCGATCTCGAGACCGAGTGCGGATCCGTCGCCGAAGTACTCCTCGAACACCTCAGCTTTGAACGACGTCCCAAGTACGACGTGCTTGATGCCGGCGGCTTTGATGCGGGATAGCAGATGCTGAAGGAACGGCAGGCCCGCCGTCGGGAGCATCGGCTTCGGGGCCGAGAGTGTGAGCGGACGCAGCCGCGTGCCTTTGCCGCCAACGAGGATCACAGCATCGGTACCGTCCGCTAACGACAGGTCCGTTTCCCGATTCTCGCTCGCGGCGGTCGAAGCAGCACCAAACCGAAAAATCTGGCCGACCACTCTCAACTCACTTCCTTCCGACTGTCTCGTTCGCTCCGCAGCGCGGCAGCGACGACAACCTTGGACCGCGCCTTCAGCCCGCCACGCAGTGCCGCCCGCAGCGGCGCCTGCCACCAGTGGGGATGCCGATCAGCCTGGAATCGGTACGCGCTTTCATGATGGGCTGGCAGCATTATCTCGGGATGCCGGCCAGCCGCGTGCCCTTTTGCGTGGGTTATCTCAGCGCCGGGCACGTAAACGTTGAGCCAGCCCTCTTTCCCCAACCGGTCGCCAAGGTCCACATCCTCCATGTACATGAAGTAGCGAGAATCGAATCCACCCACTGAGTCAAAGGCGGCACGACGCAGGAGCAGGCATGATCCAGACAGCCATCCCACCGCACGTTCGGTGATCCGCTCATTTTCCTGCCGGTATTTGCGCGTCCACGGATTGCTGGGCCACACCGACCCGAGAACAGCGTGCGCACCGCCAGCGAAGAGGGTGGGGACCTGGCGAGCAGAGGGGTATACCGACCCGTCCGTATTCCGGATCAGAGGTCCCAGCGAACCAGCACGCGGCCACCGCCCAGCGGCCGCCAGAAGCACGTCGATCGCTCCCATGCTCCATCTGATATCCGGATTGGCGACAACGATGAACTCCACCGCAGGGTCGACCTCCGCCACCGCCCGGTTGACTGCAGCTCCATAGCCAATGTTCGCACCGGTTCGCAGCAGCCGCACCGTCGTCGAATACTTCTCGGCGGCAGCTTCCGGCGCACCATCAGTGGAGCCATTGTCAGCCAGAATGACCTCAGGCCTTTCCCGCGTCGCTACTGCGAGCGTCGAGAGAAAAGCGTCGAGGTGCGGACCGGGCGAGTAGGTCACGGTCACTACGGCGAGTCGGGAAGTCACGCGGTCACTGTAGCGGGCATCGGCCAGGATCGCCGTAATCCATGCAACTCTGTCACGCCTGAGGACTGTGATCTGCGAGTGCGGCGTGCAGCGCGTCACGCCACGGCCGCAGGGGTTCGAGTCCCGCCGCCCGCCAGGCCCGGTCCGACAGAACCGAATACCGAGGACGCGGCGCAGGCCGCGGGAACTCCTCGGTGGTGCACGGCCGAATCCGGTCCGGATCCGCTCCTATCTCTTCGAACACAGCTCGCGCGAGCTGATACCAGGTGGCTGTGCCGGAGTTCGCCGCATGCAGCGTCGTCACTGTTCTGCTCTGGGCCGTGCTGGCAAGCCGGAGCAGACCATCCGCGAGGTCAGCAGCATAGGTCGGTGAGCCAACCTGATCGTCGACCACATCGATGAATTGGCGTTCTGACTCGAGCCGGTGCATGGTCGCGACAAAGTCACTCCCTGTGCCCGTGAAAACCCAGGCAGTGCGAACGATCTGAGCTGACGGCGCGACCGCGCGCACCGCGCCTTCACCATCCAGCTTGGTGCGTCCGTACACAGTTTTGGGGTTTTTTGGCGCATCGATCTCGTACGGCTCCGACGCGTCTCCGCCAAACACGTAATCGGTCGACACGTGGATGAGATGCGCCTCTGTCGTGTGACACGCAGTCGCGATATTCCTAGCTCCGCGGCCGTTGACATCGGCTGCGCGCTGGAAATCCAGCTCTGCCTTATCGACCGCGGTGTAAGCGGCGCAGTTGATCACTACGTTCGGCCGCACCTCGGTGAGCGCGCTGTGGACCGACGATTCAACGGTGATGTCGAGTTCGGTCGACGACATCCCGACGACTTCCAAGCCGGTCGCCGCACCGCGTCGCACGATTTGCTGCCCTACCTGGCCACGGGCTCCGGTCACAAGGATTCGCACGCGAGTGGCTCCCTCCACAGATCGTTGTCAGTGTTACACGTCACGCACCGCCCCGGAGCGCCGCCACCCAAACAGGGGGTGTCCTCGATAGTGTGTGAACCCAAGTTCCGCATCGTTTAACCAGCGCAACTAACGCTCTCACTTGGCCTGCACCAGCTGAAAGGACTCTCGCTGTGCCGGAACGGGATCCGTCACCAAACCGGGGAAACCCTCCTCGCGATGGCACTTACGGACGTGACGGCAGATTAGGGTCACGCGAGCGCTCTCGTGACCCGAAGGGCACACGATCGCCGAAGTCCAGGGCTCCCGGAAGCGGAGGGCCGCAGCCACCATTTGTGCGCCATCTGCAGATCACAGTGGCGCTGCTCTCGGTGTCGGTTCTTCTCATCACGGGCTTCGCGTGGAAGCAGTTCGACTCGTTCTCATCCCGGCTCGCGACTGCTGCCGGCCTCAGCCTGGGGAATGGTGAGGACGGGGCGATCGACATTCTTCTAGTGGGTATTGACAGCCGAACCGACGCGCACGGCGATGAGTTGTCGGACGAGGAACTAGAGCAGCTCCGGGCCGGGGACGTAGACGGGACAAACACCGACACGATCATCCTGATAAGGATCCCGGAAGATGGTGGTTCAGCAGCAGCCTTCTCGATCCCCCGCGACTCGTATGTCGAAATCCCCGACGACGTGCCCGGCAAGGACTGGCCATCAAACCGGAAAGTCAAGATCAATAGCGTGTTCGGCTCAACCCGCCACCAGGAACTCGTGCGCCTGGTTGAGCGGGAAGGCATGAGCCACGAGGAAGCGGAGCCACGTGCGACCGCCGCGGGCCGCGAGGCTCTGGTCAGCACCGTCGCAGAACTGACTGATATCACCGTCGACCATTACGCCGAGATCGGGCTGCTGGGCTTCATCCTCCTCACCGATGCTGTAGGCGGTGTCGAGGTGTGCCTTAACAACGCCGTCAACGAGCCGAAGTCCGGCGCAAACTTCCCGGCAGGGCGGCAAACCCTCGATGGGGCGGACGCGCTGAGTTTCGTCCGCCAGCGCGAAGGTCTTCCGGGCATGGATATTGGCCGTATTCACCGCCAACAGGTATTCATGGCGTCGCTCGCACAGCGTGTGCTCAGCACGCAGGTACTCACGAATCCCACTGCACTCAACCGCCTATCTCAGGCAATTCAGCGATCCGTGGTTCTCGATTCCGAGTGGGACATCCTTGGCTTTGCGAAACAGTTCCAGGGTCTCGCGGTCGGCGATGTTCAATTCGAGACCATCCCGGTAGTGAGCATGAATTCCTGGAGCACAGATGGCATGCAGAGTGTGGTCGAAATCGATCCTGACCAGGTCCGCGAGCGCATCGCTGAGGTTCTCGCAACGGAGCCTGAACCGGAGGAAGAAGCGGTCCCTGACTTCGGATTCGACGCGTCCGAAGTCACCGTCAGCGTCGCGAACGCGAGCTTCATCGAAGGTCTCGCAACGCGCGTGTCCGACGAGCTCAATAGAGTCGGGTTCAGCGAGGGTGAGGTGGGCAATTGGCTCGGGCGTCCCACCCCGCAGAGCAAAGTGATTACGGCGGATGCCTCAAGCGAGGCCGCGCAGGCGATCGCTGAACACCTTGGCGGTCTCGCGATCGAGCAGGATACGAGCCTCGAAAAGAACCAGATCCAAGTGGTTCTGACCACACGCTACGATGGCCCCGGCGCGGAACCTCCTCCGGATTCCGTAGAGGCAGCAGAGCAGTTCGTCGCGGGGGAAGGGGACGCTCCGCCCCCGCCAATGACTGCCGATAACCCTGGACCTCCGTGCATCGACTAGGTGTAGGAATGAGGAATGACTCTCACCGACGATTTACTCGGCCCGATCCTCACCGCAGATCCTGCTGCTCCCCGTATCACCTTCTATGACGATGCGACCGGTGAACGCATCGAGTTGTCGGGCGTGACTCTCGCGAACTGGGCCGCGAAAACCGCCAACTTCCTTCGCGACGAGTTCATGCTTTCCACAGGTGACAAGGTCGCGGTGCTTCTTCCAGCGCACTGGCAAACAGCGGCTGTACTCCTGGGTTCCTGGTGGGCTGGCTGTGAAGTTGTGCTTGCCCCGGACGCGGATGCCGACCTCACTTTCGCTACGAGCGACACGATTAACACTGCTGGCACTGACGGGGAACTTGTCGTCCTTTCCCTCGACCCATTCGGTCGCCCCGTTCCCGACCTGCCTCCGGGGGCCACCGACTACGCCTCGTCAGTCCGCGTGCATGGCGACCAGTACCGGTCCTACGAAACCCCCAGTGGCCCCGTACTCGCTGGCCTCACCGCTCAGGAGGTCCTCTCGCGCGCCCAGGCAGGTGCGGCGGGACGGGGCTGGGTAGCGACGGACCGCATCCTGTCGACACTCGACTGGGGCAACGCAGAAGACATGATCACCGGCTTCGTCTCAATCCTGGCTGCGCCTGCTTCACTCGTCCAGGTGGCAAACCTGGATCCGCGTGCCCTCGAGCGCAGGATAACGACCGAGAAGGTGACCCATACGCTGGATAACCAGGCCTAGCGTCTAGCCCACATAACCACCGTCTTCGAGGCCCGCCTCGATCTCGAACCGGTTTTTCCCTCGCGGATTGCGCAACTCCTCGATCCAGTATCGGACCGGAAAGGTGAACCCGTACCGCGCCCACTGATCCGCATGCACCGATTCATGGCGGATCAGGCGCGCTGAGGGATCTTTACCCGTAAGGAACACTCCGCCGACCGTCGTTCCTGCCCTAGCGAAACCCCCGCGCATGCCGGAGGCGATGAACAACCGGGTGCGGCCCTCGAACCGCGGCTTCGCGCCGAGCATCCGCGCGTAGAGCAACGCGAGCGCCGTCACCACGGTTGACTGCCAGCTGCTTCGCGCGGCTGCGCGCAGCGCGGAGAAAAGTGGCCGCTCGTCACTCACGAAAGTGAGCCTAACTGGCCGGGATAGATAGGTGTTGCTGGCTGGTGAAATGCCTAGGCTCGTTGGTGAGCGGGTCGGTGAATTCGATCTCGCGGGCGAGCAGCCGCAACGGCCGGGAGAAGTCCTCTCGGGTAACTGGCTTGTACTCCGGATAATAGTTGTCACCCGAGATCGGGATGCCCAGCGACGCCATATGTAGCCGCAACTGGTGTGTCTTACCCGTTATCGGACGCAGTCGGTATCGCGCGTACTCCCCTACGATCTCGGCGAGTTCCACCACGGTTTCACTATTTGGCTCGCCGGGCAATTCCTCGGCCACCATCACACCTGACTGCTTCACGATCCGGCTGTACACCGTCGCGGGGAGGCTGACCGTCTCGTCATACCGGGCCACTGCCTCATAGGTTTTGACGACTTCCCGGCGCGCGAAAAGGTCTTGGTAAGGCTGCCGGAAGCGCGGGTCCGCCACAAGTATGAGCACCCCTGCGGTCATCCGGTCGAGCCGGTGCGCCGGAGTCAGATCCATGATTCCCGTTTGTCGGCGTGCCCGAACCAGCGCCGTCTCGGTCACGTGCTGTCCACGGGGAATTGTCGCCAGAAAGTGCGGCTTGTCGACTACGACGATCCGCTCGTCCTGGTGAAGCACTGTCAGGCTGAAGGGGACGGGACGTTCCGGAATCGGTTCCCGGTAGTAATAGATCAGGCGTCCCGGTTGATAGGCGGTGTCCGGTGTGATCGTGCGTCCGTTCTGATCTACGACAAGTCCAAGATGTGATTGTGCAGTCCAGAATTCATCGGAGCCCGGGAAGCGTTCGACCAGGTAGCCGAACATCGTCACTGCTGGTGATCCAGGCGCGACACGAACGCGTGCGGGACCCAAACCGTTTCGGACTGGCAGCGGAAGCTTAGGCATGACCAGCCGGAGTCCCGGCTGGTGAGCAGCGTTCGCACACCAGCTTGAGATCGCGACCCTCCGGGTCGGGGAAGTTCTCGAAACGTGAGGTGGGTGACGAGCACAGCGTGCATTGGCCAAGTGTTTTCGCCTGTGGCGAGAACGTCGTCGTCATCCGCCCGTCGAACACGTAGAGTGCGCCCTCCCACAGGCCAGCATCACGGTACTGCTCGCCATACCGAACGATTCCACCGTCTAGCTGGTAGACCTCGCTGAAACCACGGTTGCGCATGAGCGCCGAAAGTACCTCGCAGCGAACACCGCCCGTGCAGTACGTCACGACTGGCTTGTCTTTCAGGTGGTCATAGCGCCCGCTGTCGATCTCTGCCACGAAGTCGCGCGTAGACTCCGCACGGGTCACCACCGCATCGCGAAATCGGCCAACTTCCGCTTCCATCGCGTTCCTGCCATCGAAGAAGACCACCTCGTCCCCGCGCTGTGCGACAAGGTCGTGCACCCCTTGCGGACTCAAGCGAGTGCCGCCCCCGACCACACCGCTGGTATCCACTTTGATCTCTCCGGGAACACCAAATGTCACGATCTCTTGCCGTACTTTCACAGTGAGCCGAGGGAAGTCCTTACCGGAGCCATCTGACCATTTGACATCCGCATCGCGAAACGGCGCGTAGCCGCGCGTCGCCCTCACATAGCGCTTGACCTGCGCTAGTTCACCGCCAACCGTGACGTTGATGCCGTGCGGGGAGATGATGATACGTCCCTTTAGATCGTTCGCCTCACACAGCGTGTGCTGCCACAGCCGGAGCGCTTCCGGATCTGGCAGCGGCGCGAACACATAGAAGAGCACGATTTTTGGGATCGACACGACAACATTCCTTGAGGGCGGGGTGACACGAACGCATCGCCTATTGTGCCGGGTTCAGGCCCAAGGCGGAAAATCCTGGCACCCGTAGGTGAGGTCAGACTCCGCGCAGCAGGTCTTCCGGCCGCACAAGGCCAATCTGGAAAGCGAGGATCACGGCCTGCACGCGATCACGGGACTGCGTCTTCGCAAGCACGCGACCCACGTGCGTTTTCACTGTGGCTTCAGACACGAAGAACGTCTCGGCGATCTCACTGTTGGAAAGGCCCCGGCCCATTGCCGTCAGAATTTCGACCTCCCGAGGCGTGAGCTCCGCAGGGAGGGAGGGCCGCTTTTTACCCGGATCTGATCCGTCACGAAGCAGCGGCCCAACGTGACGCAGCAGCTTCTGCGTGGCCTTCGGCGCCATCACAGCGTCGCCACGGTGCACGGTCCGGATCGCGGCGAGGAGCTGCTCAGGATCTGCGTCCTTCAGAAGAAAACCACTCGCTCCGGCACTGATCGCGTTCATGACATAGTCGTCGTTGTCGAAGGTCGTCAGCACGACGACCTTGGGCGTGTCCCCCATGTCCGTCAGGCGCCGAGTGGCGTCTATCCCATTGAGCCGCGGCATCTGAACATCCATCAGAACGATGTCACAGCCAACCCTGGCTATTTCCCGCACACCCTGGTCACCATCTGAGGCTTCGATGACCACGCTCATGTCAGGCTGTGAATCGATGACCATCCGGAAGCCCGCACGGACCAGCTGCTGGTCGTCAATGAGAGCAACGCGAATCTGGTCCCCGGGCACGGCCATAACGTAACAGAATTCAGCTGGCCAAGCGGTACGGCAGAGCGGCCCGCACTTCGTAGCCACCACCCTCACCGGGGCCCGCCGAAACCCAGCCGCCGTATAGCTGGGCGCGTTCCTTCATCCCGAGCACACCCTGCCCAGGCGCCTCCGGCTTCGGAAGTATTCCGGCCAGACCACGCCCGTCGTCCGTGATTGTGACTGTCAGTTCGCTCTCCCCCCACGCCAACCGCACCTCAGTCGTCGCCATGGGGCCCACGTGTTTGAGCACGTTTGTGAGCGATTCCTGCACGATTCGGTATGCGGTGAGTGCCGCGCCCGTGGAGATTTCCCGAGGAGTGCCGGTGACCCGCAGGGTCGTCGATACGCCGCTGCGGCGGTAATGCTCTAGAAGCGGCGGTATATCGTCAATCCCTGGCGCGCTCGTCAGATCTCGCGAATCTCCGTCCCGCAGCACAGTGAGCAGGGCACGCATGTCGGTCAACGCTTGTCGTCCCGTGGACGAGATTTGGCTGAGAGCGTCAACCGCTGCGTCCGGATTCGTCGCTCCCGCATACCGGCCACCGTCTGCTTGCGCGATCACGACCGCCAGCGAGTGAGCCACGATGTCGTGCATTTCTCGGGCAATCCGCGTGCGCTCCTCAACCGCGGCGAGTTTCATTTCCTGTTCCCGCTCGAGCTCGAGGAGTCTCGCTCGTTCGGTGAGTCCAGCTACTTCATTGATGCGGAAACGGCGGATCAGTCCGAACGTCCACACCACCGTGATGAGGATGACGGCGAATACGACGTTCACGATTCTCGCCTGCAACGGCGCACCCTCGTAGGTGTTGAGCACGCCCATGATGCCCATGCCTAACGCACCGGCCACGATTCCAGCCCGGGCGGCCAGCGTTGAGCCGTACGCAGCAAGCCCATACGCTGCGAAAAGAACGCCAACAGCTGCGGGCTGCGGTTCTCCGATCAGCGCGAGGCTGGCGTACGCAAATACGGCGACTGTGAAGCCGGAGAGCTCGGGATTGCGGCGCCGCCAGGCGAGAGGCACAGTCATACCGAGCGCGAGCACCAGCCCCAGCAGCGAATCTGCGGCGGTGAGCACACCCAACAGCCCGAAGAGTGTCACCGCGACCGCGATACCAATGTCAATCCGCATTGCGTTCCGCCGCGACCACGCGAACCAGCGCGACACGAAAGAACCGTCGACGGCCTTTTCAGCAGCCGGAACCGACGGCCCAGCCATGCGTGGTCCTCTCAGCGCAGAAGCGAGCGCGCCATAACGAGGCGCTGAATCTGGTTGGTGCCCTCGTAGATCTGAGTGATCTTGGCGTCGCGCATCATGCGCTCGACTGGGAAATCACGCGTGTATCCCGCACCGCCGAACAACTGCACCGCATCGGTGGTGACTTCCATTGCCACATCCGAGGCGAAGCATTTCGATGCGCTCGAGATGAATCCGAGGTTGTGCTCACCACGCTCAGCGCGTGCTGCAGCGTGGTAAACCATCAGACGCGCGGCTTCGAGCTTCATCGCCATATCGGCGAGCATAAATTGCACACCCTGGAACGACGAGACCGCTGATCCGAACTGCTTGCGATCCTTGACGTACGCGACTGCCGCGTCTAGCGCACCCTGGGCAATCCCTACCGCTTGCGCGCCGATCGTGGGTCGTGTGTGATCGAGCGTCTGCAACGCTGTTTTGAATCCAGTGCCGGGCTCACCGATGATGCGGTCGCCAGGGACGCGGCAGTTCTCGAAGTAGAGCTCCGCTGTCGGGCTGCCCTTGATCCCCAGCTTCTTTTCCTTGGGACCGACAACAAAGCCTTCATCATCCTTATGCACCATGAACGCGGAGATGCCACTCGAACCGAGGTCCGCATCGGTGACCGCCATCA is from Hoyosella subflava DQS3-9A1 and encodes:
- the rfbD gene encoding dTDP-4-dehydrorhamnose reductase — its product is MRILVTGARGQVGQQIVRRGAATGLEVVGMSSTELDITVESSVHSALTEVRPNVVINCAAYTAVDKAELDFQRAADVNGRGARNIATACHTTEAHLIHVSTDYVFGGDASEPYEIDAPKNPKTVYGRTKLDGEGAVRAVAPSAQIVRTAWVFTGTGSDFVATMHRLESERQFIDVVDDQVGSPTYAADLADGLLRLASTAQSRTVTTLHAANSGTATWYQLARAVFEEIGADPDRIRPCTTEEFPRPAPRPRYSVLSDRAWRAAGLEPLRPWRDALHAALADHSPQA
- a CDS encoding NUDIX domain-containing protein, giving the protein MSSLHASARAALHDFRAPTNEQDSVRHTMLAFLDSAPDGCLRKHAPGHITASSLVMTEDRKRVLLTLHPKVGRWIQLGGHCEETDATIHAAALREAEEESGITGLRLDPRVLGLHTHPITCSLGVPTRHLDVRFLVWAPASAEITRSEESVDLAWWPVAELPPNAEHDTINQLITFAEGHESLI
- a CDS encoding glycosyltransferase family 2 protein, which gives rise to MTSRLAVVTVTYSPGPHLDAFLSTLAVATRERPEVILADNGSTDGAPEAAAEKYSTTVRLLRTGANIGYGAAVNRAVAEVDPAVEFIVVANPDIRWSMGAIDVLLAAAGRWPRAGSLGPLIRNTDGSVYPSARQVPTLFAGGAHAVLGSVWPSNPWTRKYRQENERITERAVGWLSGSCLLLRRAAFDSVGGFDSRYFMYMEDVDLGDRLGKEGWLNVYVPGAEITHAKGHAAGRHPEIMLPAHHESAYRFQADRHPHWWQAPLRAALRGGLKARSKVVVAAALRSERDSRKEVS
- the manB gene encoding mannose-1-phosphate guanylyltransferase, with protein sequence MSLADGTDAVILVGGKGTRLRPLTLSAPKPMLPTAGLPFLQHLLSRIKAAGIKHVVLGTSFKAEVFEEYFGDGSALGLEIDYVMEDQPLGTGGGIRNVLPKLRGDTVLVFNGDVLGGTDPLAVLRTHREKNADVTMHLVRVGDPRAFGCVPTDEEGRVTAFLEKTQDPPTDQINAGCYVFSREMVEQIPADRPVSVEREVFPKLLTDGAKVYGHVDAAYWRDMGTPEDFVRGSADLVRGIAPSPALNGQSGEFLVHEGAGVAPGALLMGGTVVGRGAEIGAGARVDGAVVFDGAKVDAGAVVERSIIGFGVHVGPRALVRDAVIGDGAQIGARCELVGGARVWPGVIIPDGGLRFSTDV
- the cofD gene encoding 2-phospho-L-lactate transferase, which produces MKLTVLAGGVGGARFLVGAREVLRPGFDPRNDTSVPEIGDHKITAIVNVGDDAWMHDLRLCPDLDSCMYTLGGGIDAERGWGRAHETWNLKAELAAYGAKPDWFGLGDRDAATHLIRSQMLRAGYRLSAITEALCTRWNPGVHLLPVSDDRCETYAVITDPEDASQRAIHFQEWWVRHRAQVETHSFVYIGAEEASPAPGVLEAISEADVILIAPSNPVVSIASILAIPGVRGALRTASAPIIGISPIIGGAPLRGMADTCLRVVGSQPTAQAVAEYYGARTDTGILDGWLIHPGDRAEVPGVTSRTTPILMSSTAATAAIVSEALEVAGVRP
- a CDS encoding LCP family protein, translating into MRHLQITVALLSVSVLLITGFAWKQFDSFSSRLATAAGLSLGNGEDGAIDILLVGIDSRTDAHGDELSDEELEQLRAGDVDGTNTDTIILIRIPEDGGSAAAFSIPRDSYVEIPDDVPGKDWPSNRKVKINSVFGSTRHQELVRLVEREGMSHEEAEPRATAAGREALVSTVAELTDITVDHYAEIGLLGFILLTDAVGGVEVCLNNAVNEPKSGANFPAGRQTLDGADALSFVRQREGLPGMDIGRIHRQQVFMASLAQRVLSTQVLTNPTALNRLSQAIQRSVVLDSEWDILGFAKQFQGLAVGDVQFETIPVVSMNSWSTDGMQSVVEIDPDQVRERIAEVLATEPEPEEEAVPDFGFDASEVTVSVANASFIEGLATRVSDELNRVGFSEGEVGNWLGRPTPQSKVITADASSEAAQAIAEHLGGLAIEQDTSLEKNQIQVVLTTRYDGPGAEPPPDSVEAAEQFVAGEGDAPPPPMTADNPGPPCID
- a CDS encoding coenzyme F420-0:L-glutamate ligase, which translates into the protein MTQLDHASADDLRIIPLRGIPEITSGADLGQILADAAPWLEDGDIIVVTSKAVSKAEGRIVQAPSDPDERDALRRNLVEQEAVRVLARFGRTLITENQLGIVQAASGVDGSNVATNELALLPEDPDASAAEIRARIKQVLGADVAVIVTDTMGRAWRLGQTDAAIGACGLRVLHAYAGAHDDYGNDLLVTSVAVADELAAAADLVKGKLTATPAAVIRGFATVDDGSTARELIRSGEEDLFWLGTSEALERGRREALLVRRSVREFTGAPVDANVIREAFGEALTAPAPHHTRPVRFIWLRTLETRLRLLDAMRTAWRQDLVKDGLSEEAIERRLARGEILYRAPEVVIPFLVPEGAHDYPDAARRYAETTMFTVAVGAAVQGLLVALAVRGIGSCWVGSTIFAPTVVRSELGLQNDWTPLGAIALGHPSSPLAVRPPRETEELVWEV